A segment of the Apteryx mantelli isolate bAptMan1 chromosome 13, bAptMan1.hap1, whole genome shotgun sequence genome:
GAAGCGTGCCGAAGCGTGTGTTCGGTGTCCCATTCTCCTGACTGGATCTTGGTTGATTTGTAGGTGTACTGGATTCATCTTCCAGAAAGTTGGAAAGCTGGCAGCAACAGCAGTGGGAGGTGGCTTTTTCCTGCTTCAGGTATGTATGAGTAGTGGGCTAGGCTTTCCAAGAACTGtgcggggtggggaggaagggttGGCTGGTGATTATAGTAATTAACGACTGTGGTTGTGATTCAACAGGTgattttaataattaatgtgTCCCAACAACTTCCTTGTTTGAACACGTGGGGTCAGTTCCCTACTCTGGCAGGAGCTCTGCGTGTCCGTGGATGTTGTGTGCATTTGTTCCTCATGACATAGATCCCCCGTTCCCGTGGGTAGTATAAAACATATTAGAAACAGCGATGTATGCAAGTGCCATTTGTGGAGTTACACAGGAGCGTTTTAGAAGCACGTTCGATCACCTTGGTGGTACTTCTTGTGATAGCCAGAGATGAGTCAAGTCTGTAAAGACTTTGAAGCTGTTTTTGGCTTGGTGGCTGTGCGCTCACGATGTCCCGGAAGGGGCAAGGCCTTTGTTCCCATCTCTGAATAAATTTCTTCCCTCCGTAGCGGCAGCAAAGCAGGAACAGCGTGCGCAGCTTTGAGGATTGCCAGGAGGTGCTTTTGGCTTAGGGACTGCTAGCGGAAGCTGGGCCAAAGGCATGTGGGGGCTGTCGTTGCAGAGGCACCTGAGTGCAGTGGCGGTGGGAGCAGGAGGCAGGCTAGGCTACGGCAAACTGGACTGTTGCTGCAGAACTGGTGCCGGAGCTGGCTACTGTCGTTAGTTCTGTGCTGGTGGAGATGGAGGCCCTGGAGAAACAGCCCTTAATCTCAAGGGGGTGGTTGTCCATGTCTGCGATGTGCTTCCCTTCAAGCTGGCTTCCTGAGGAGTTGAGCTAGAACAGATGAGGATCTTTATAATGTactggggaagaggagggaaacGGAGATTTCAGTCTCCTCCAACTATGTTTCTTCTGGTTTCCAAGAACCGTGGACCTGAGAAGAGCATCTTGGATGCTGAAATCTAGCTTGTACCTCCTGCAGGAGGCAGAACAATTCGTAGACCTCATGCAGCAAGGCTTCATTGTTTTGGTTTCCAGTTTTGTGTCTTGCATAGCTTGTTCTCCCTGCTGTTCTGGTTCCACTTGTTCTGCTGACGGCCAAAAGCTTGCCCTGAGCAGGGAGAGTTTCACCGTTGAATCATCCTGACCAGATAAAATACTTAGGGAGGAACAGCCTATTAATAACTGTGCCCACCCACCGCAGCGGGAGAGCTGAGTCCCAGCAACACACGTGGCAGTTGTGAGGGGGAGGGGATGCCAGCTTTACATTAGAGAGAAGAAGCTGAAACATGCTGAGCTGGAACGGTGCGCCCATCTGTTAGAGGATTACTGTGGCAGGCAGATGTTGCGGGATGGTTAATATAAACTGCGGGGACGGTGCTTTTTCCAACTCTTAAGCTTGCGTGCTCAATCTCTTCTCTCTCAGCCTGCTGAACCAGTGTGTGGGGTGGCTTTGGTTTGGGGAGGGGTGGGATGGCAAGGGGGGTTCGTTTAGCCATAGCTGTGCAGGATTTCACTCCAGGAGCTTTCTTTCCACCCCTCAAAACTGTAGATTGCAAACCACACAGGATACATCAAAGTGGACTGGAAGCTTGTAGAACGGGACGTGAACAAAGCCAAGCAGCAGCTGAAATTTCACAGCAGTGGTAACAAAATGCCTCCAGAAGTGAAAAGCAAAGTGGATGAGGTGAGACAACTCTCCCAGGATATGTGTAGGTGCCCAGCCGGAGGGACAGCGGGAAACAGGACCAACTTCTGGGCTCTTAGGGATCTTCCATCGTGGGAGTGCTTGTATAACAGCAGAACAGGAGAGATGGCAAAGCTACCCAGGTGAATTTGAGACAGCCAGGGGGCTTCTAGGCATGATGCCAGCTTCCCATGTGTTATAGCAAGTTTCTTGATGTTGGAAGAAAACTCGCCGGGATTGTGGGGAGCTCAAGAAGAATCTCTTCAGTCTGACAAGCATAGCTAAGCAGATGTGGTAGCAGCGTGGTCTGGTCACTCTGGGCTCTGCTGTGCCCTGGTCTGGCACGCGCATTCATTTGTCGTGCCCGTTACAGTGTGCTGATTGTAGCCGAGCCCTGGGTGCCTGATGCAGGGCTGCGTAAGCTCTGGCTGCGCGGCAGCTCTCGCAGGGTCCAGGCTGCTTGGGGATACTAACTGTGCAGGAGCCGTATGtggggatgggagcagggaggTCATTAGGGAGGCTCCTTTCCTGGAGCTGAGCAGTGGCTGCTTTCCCAGCTCAGGGAATAGCCTGAGAGGCACCTTGTCGTGGGGAGGACGCGTGAGTGACCTGCTGTTGTTGGAGAACACTGTTGGCTCTTCTCTCCCCTGCTTAGGTGATCACGTTTCTGAAGAAGAATGTTATCCTGACCGGAGGGTTTGCTGGAGGATTTCTGCTTGGAATGGCATCATAGGAACTGCACTCGACTCTCCTTTCTTGCCCAGCCTCCCTGTCCTCTCCTTCGTGTTCCCTCTCACTTAGAAATCAGTGGCTGTTGCCAGCAGGCTCAATCCCTTCTGCTCCCAGGTTTCAACCTGTACTTCTTACAGTGCTGCTCTGATTTCCAGCTTTTTCCTCTGTCTGGGCTGTTTGGGTGCTGGGACTGGTCTGAAGCTTATGACACCCAGCGTATCAGTGTGATTCCTTTCTCCACCCAATATGCCCAGATTTTGGTGAGTTGCAGCCTCATAAATATGTGGGGGCAGAGAACTCTCTGAACAAGCTTCTTCGCAGGTGCCCAGGACTGTTAACGTTTGTTTGTCTACCAGTATGTGTATACAACAGCTATCGGTTGTTCACTGCTACTTGGCTTGTACTTCTCTTCCCTGGTACCTGGAAAGGCTGTGCTTCCCTCTGCGCAGAGGTGATGTGTGAAATCCAAATGTGGCTGGCTGTCCTTGGGTGGAGGCAGAAGTGTCGGGGGCAGCTTGGGCTCTGTGCTGGAATGGGCTTCCGGGCTGGTGGTTAAGGAGCCAGTTCACGCTCTGTGTGGGCCTGGGGCGTTCTCCTGCCTTCCCCCTGCTGTTGCACTACATGTAGATGGCCATTTCGGCTTCTCCTCTGCTGTTATTTATACCCCTTACTGGAATTGCAGCGCTGGCACTGCTGATGGAAACTGAGCACCATGTGTGACTCTCCGAGCCCTTTCCTTATCACGTCTACTGCAAGTCGCTGAGCTTCCCGCACTGCAGAGCGCAGCTGCCTTGCTTGCCGGCTGGCTGCTCAGCCTTTGAA
Coding sequences within it:
- the FUNDC2 gene encoding FUN14 domain-containing protein 2, with amino-acid sequence MAVPGGGRKEDSFNVLDLAEYTKNRPWWRKVFAPSSGSSAEKYNVATQLVIGGVTGWCTGFIFQKVGKLAATAVGGGFFLLQIANHTGYIKVDWKLVERDVNKAKQQLKFHSSGNKMPPEVKSKVDEVITFLKKNVILTGGFAGGFLLGMAS